One region of Mangifera indica cultivar Alphonso chromosome 3, CATAS_Mindica_2.1, whole genome shotgun sequence genomic DNA includes:
- the LOC123211382 gene encoding probable protein phosphatase 2C 51 isoform X2, whose product MRTPVFKSKLSVIGLIVSIVAYATTRSSGESSTCLTVYKEGGAPAVFQSPKCPRWKLPNYDSRSRTTRRCQSAMLMGRRKSQEDRTLCALDLHIPFPGRGGLKEVTVGIVAVFDGHNGAEASEMASKLLLEYFALHTYFLLDATYSVVLKKSTGRLPNKGEPDIVSQVLNWDEELGQHELNFERFKVSLPVNLDDSFHLEILKEALLRAIHDIDATFSKEASRKNLVSGSTAAVVLIAEGQILVANVGDSKALLCSEKFQSPGEAKATLLRLYKEQRRNGVSRSRGHNNFKFPTTDGLALFTVKELTRDHHPDRDDEKFRVEAAGGYVLEWDGVPRVNGQLAVSRAIGDLSYKSYGVISAPEVTDWQSLTENDTYLVAASDGVFEKLSLQDICDILWELHTDGVVGSGLSPSCLYSLADCLVNSAFEKGTMDNMAAVVVPLGSTYVSQNQLRETCVEEGHMDCSTKGLQKSIHRQSDNDKAIDLVRLKHAHPLMNKFDRLLQL is encoded by the exons ATGAGGACGCCTGTATTCAAATCGAAGCTGTCCGTTATAGGGCTTATTGTTTCAATTGTTGCATACGCAACGACGCGCTCAAGCGGAGAATCGTCGACGTGTTTGACGGTGTACAAAGAAGGCGGTGCACCGGCTGTGTTTCAATCTCCAAAATGCCCTCGCTGGAAGCTTCCAAATTACGATTCCCGGTCACGCACCACCCGTCGTTGTCAATCGGCCATGCTTATGGGCCGAAGGAAATCTCAGGAGGATCGCACTCTCTGTGCGCTCGACCTTCACATTCCCTTCCCTG GTCGTGGAGGGCTTAAGGAGGTTACAGTAGGAATTGTGGCAGTTTTTGATGGCCATAATGGTGCTGAAGCTAGTGAAATGGCTTCCAAGCTTTTATTGGAGTATTTTGCTTTGCATACATATTTTCTTTTGGATGCTACATATTCTGTTGTATTGAAGAAATCAACTGGAAGGTTGCCAAATAAGGGGGAACCGGATATTGTTTCTCAAGTGCTTAATTGGGACGAAGAACTGGGTCAGCATGAATTGAACTTTGAAAG GTTTAAGGTCTCTTTGCCTGTGAATTTAGATGATTCTTTTCACttggaaattttgaaagaaGCATTGTTAAGGGCAATCCATGATATTGATGCGACATTTTCTAAG GAAGCATCCAGAAAGAATCTTGTTTCGGGCTCTACAGCTGCAGTTGTGCTAATAGCGGAGGGCCAAATTTTAGTTGCCAATGTTGGAGATTCAAAAGCTCTTTTGTGCTCTGAAAAATTTCAGTCACCTGGGGAGGCTAAag CCACTTTATTAAGGTTATACAAGGAGCAAAGGCGTAATGGTGTTTCACGATCTAGAGGTCATAATAACTTTAAATTCCCAACCACTGATGGACTAGCTCTTTTTACTGTCAAGGAATTGACTAGAGATCATCATCCTGATAGAGATGATGAAAAGTTCCGAGTGGAAGCTGCTGGTGGTTATGTTCTGGAGTGGGATGGTGTACCACGAGTAAATGGTCAGCTGGCTGTTTCTCGAGCTATTGGTGATTTGTCTTATAAAAG TTATGGTGTTATATCTGCACCAGAGGTAACAGATTGGCAATCTCTGACAGAGAATGATACCTATTTGGTAGCTGCATCTGATGGTGTATTTGAGAAGCTAAGCTTGCAGGATATATGTGATATATTGTGGGAATTGCATACTGATGGTGTCGTTGGATCAGGACTCTCTCCTTCATGCCTATATTCATTAGCTGACTGCTTAGTGAATTCTGCCTTTGAAAAGGGCACCATGGACAATATGGCAGCTGTTGTGGTTCCATTAGGATCTACTTATGTTTCTCAAAACCAGCTGAGAGAAACATGTGTAGAAGAGGGACATATGGATTGCTCTACCAAAGGACTACAGAAGTCCATACATAGACAGTCAG ATAATGACAAAGCTATTGACCTAGTACGGTTGAAACATGCTCATCCACTTATGAACAAATTTGACAGGTTATTG CAACTTTAG
- the LOC123211994 gene encoding heat stress transcription factor A-7a-like, with translation MNPYYIVKDDYEGSSSSQSGSDDHHHPPGVMAPPQPMEGLHDTGPQPFLTKTYEMVDDLNTDHIVSWSRGGGSFVVWDPHAFSTALLPRYFKHNNFSSFVRQLNTYGFRKIDPDRWEFANEGFLRGQKQLLRNIKRRKAPSQPLPPPQALGACFEVGRFGLDGEIDRLVRDKQVLMMELVRLRQQQQSTRACLQAMEQRLQGTEKKQQQMMSFLARAIQNPAFLQQLVQQKEKRKELEEAMTKKRRRPIDQGPSGAGSSSEGRNPIKAEPLEFGEYGFQVSELEALALEMQGYGRTRREQENGHVDIEAPESSDRELDDGFWEELLYERFEGELDITNTEAGEDEDVNVLADRFGYLGSSTK, from the exons ATGAATCCGTACTATATAGTTAAAGACGACTACGAGGGATCGAGTTCATCGCAGTCGGGTAGTGATGATCATCATCATCCGCCTGGAGTGATGGCTCCGCCGCAGCCAATGGAGGGCCTCCACGACACCGGGCCGCAGCCATTTCTAACAAAAACTTATGAAATGGTTGATGATTTAAATACTGATCATATTGTTTCTTGGAGCAGAGGCGGCGGGAGCTTTGTCGTTTGGGACCCTCACGCCTTCTCCACTGCTCTTCTTCCTCGATACTTCAAGCATAATAACTTCTCCAGCTTTGTCCGGCAGCTTAACACTTAT GGATTCAGGAAGATTGATCCTGATAGATGGGAGTTTGCAAATGAAGGATTTCTTAGGGGACAGAAGCAACTTTTGAGGAACATCAAGAGGAGGAAGGCGCCTTCTCAGCCGCTTCCTCCGCCGCAAGCTCTTGGTGCTTGTTTTGAAGTGGGGCGGTTTGGACTAGACGGGGAGATTGATCGTTTGGTGCGTGACAAGCAGGTTTTAATGATGGAATTAGTGAGACTTAGACAGCAGCAACAGAGTACAAGAGCCTGTCTTCAAGCCATGGAACAAAGATTACAAGGCACAGAAAAGAAGCAGCAACAGATGATGTCTTTCTTGGCTAGAGCAATACAAAATCCTGCTTTTCTGCAGCAGTTAGTTCagcaaaaagagaaaaggaaggAGCTTGAAGAAGCCATGACTAAGAAAAGAAGAAGGCCAATTGATCAAGGACCAAGTGGAGCTGGTAGTAGTAGTGAAGGGAGAAATCCCATCAAAGCGGAGCCCTTAGAATTTGGGGAATACGGTTTTCAAGTGTCTGAGCTGGAAGCACTGGCATTGGAAATGCAAGGATATGGGAGAACAAGAAGGGAGCAAGAGAATGGACATGTCGATATAGAGGCACCAGAGAGCAGTGATAGAGAACTTGATGATGGCTTTTGGGAAGAGTTATTATATGAAAGGTTTGAAGGAGAATTAGACATAACAAATACCGAAGCAGGTGAAGACGAAGATGTGAATGTTTTGGCTGATCGTTTTGGTTATTTGGGTTCAAGCACCAAGTAA